The genomic region AATTGTCTCATATAATGTGTATGTTAGTGAGAATGCTTTCTTGTATCCATAATCCACATGCTCTTCATTATCACTATTGAGGGTTTGTGGTGTGTTCCAGTCGGAAAGCGGGAAGTCATGTTCATCGTGGAGATCTTCGTATTTTTGAAGGAAGCGGTCACGTCTTGATTCTGCGGCGTCAGGTTCCATCTCACTGAGAACTATGTATGTGTACAGGTCTGCATAACCTTCATCCATCCACAACTGGTCAAAGTTGCAGGCACGTGTCCAGTAGTGTGAAAGTTCATGAACAAGTATTCCATGATTGGATGTGTAAAGAAGCCAGATTCCGTTTCTCCCCTGATTATAGCCCCCATAACCACCGGTTTCTGTCAGGTTTGCCTGTGTTATTGTAATATTATACTCGGGAGGATATGCAAAACCCCATTTTTCTTCAAGAAGCTCAAGGCTTTCAATGCTAGTCCGCATGATATCCTGTGCCCACTGCTCTTCGCCTTCCCAGTATCTGACCTCAATGTCCACATCACGTTCTGTAAGGTGGGCTGTATCTTTTAATGTAAGGCGAGGTGAGGCTCTTACAGAGTTGACAGTACATGCTTTTTCCCAGTTTTGCCCCTTTTCAAAAATGTAGACACTGGAATACAATTTATCTTCTACTCTGTAATCATCCCTGCTAAGCTGGGTTTCAAAGTCATCCGGTACTTCCAGGGTTACTTCAACATTGTCACCGTATTCATTTAATGAGAACACAGCTGTATTCTGGTTTACTTCAATTTCGTAAACAACCTGGAATGTGT from Methanolobus tindarius DSM 2278 harbors:
- a CDS encoding M1 family aminopeptidase, translated to MRSSKKRQILTGTTVLLVLLCTITISSAASGDIITDISSNYELIPEEGMVKVSKEITFNNNNPDTKYWRGFYSSYNSYLPDGALNIEVFDDENSMAFSKSAEGYYVFYFNNKVWYEESYTFQVVYEIEVNQNTAVFSLNEYGDNVEVTLEVPDDFETQLSRDDYRVEDKLYSSVYIFEKGQNWEKACTVNSVRASPRLTLKDTAHLTERDVDIEVRYWEGEEQWAQDIMRTSIESLELLEEKWGFAYPPEYNITITQANLTETGGYGGYNQGRNGIWLLYTSNHGILVHELSHYWTRACNFDQLWMDEGYADLYTYIVLSEMEPDAAESRRDRFLQKYEDLHDEHDFPLSDWNTPQTLNSDNEEHVDYGYKKAFSLTYTLYETIGVEALQQANIEFVESTNINNADFLEIIESASSADTDFVGEYLYN